The DNA segment TCAACACTTGTAGTTGGCCTTCCACGTCATGATCCGCCATGATCTTTGGCATCGTTATATGTATTGCGTATTTTTGCGCGGATTTCCTCCAACCGAATCGCGGCCGCCTGGCGCACCTTCTCGATCCGGGCGAGGTCCGCCGGTTGATAGGCGTAATTTTCTTGACGTGCCAAAATTTGTTGGTACTCGGCTAAAACCGATTCACGATGCAGTTCGATATATTCAAAAGCGGCTTGTATCTTTTTAGAACTAATACGAAATAAAGCGGCGACTTGCAGCGGCGTCCAACCCTGCTGCTGATAATCCAAAATATCATACACGGTAATGCGGGTTCCAGAGATTTCCGGACCGCGTCCACGGTTGATAATGGGGGAA comes from the Pirellulales bacterium genome and includes:
- a CDS encoding DUF433 domain-containing protein → MSPETNNSPIINRGRGPEISGTRITVYDILDYQQQGWTPLQVAALFRISSKKIQAAFEYIELHRESVLAEYQQILARQENYAYQPADLARIEKVRQAAAIRLEEIRAKIRNTYNDAKDHGGS